From Arvicanthis niloticus isolate mArvNil1 chromosome 22, mArvNil1.pat.X, whole genome shotgun sequence, the proteins below share one genomic window:
- the Apc2 gene encoding adenomatous polyposis coli protein 2 isoform X4: MGLLGLLSLLHSAFFGNQALQELKMTSSMASYEQLVRQVEALKAENTHLRQELRENSSHLSKLETETSGMKEVLKHLQGKLEQEARVLVSSGQTEVLEQLKALQTDISSLYNLKFHAPALGPEPAARTPEGSPVHGSGSGPSKDSFGELSRATIRLLEELDQERCFLLSEIEKEEKEKLWYYSQLQGLSKRLDELPHVDTFSMQMDLIRQQLEFEAQHIRSLMEERFGTSDEMVQRAQIRASRLEQIDKELLEAQDRVQQTEPQALLAVKPVAVEEEQEAEVPTHPEDGTPQPGNSKVEVVFWLLSMLATRDQEDTARTLLAMSSSPESCVAMRRSGCLPLLLQILHGTETGSVGRAGTPGAPGAKDARMRANAALHNIVFSQPDQGLARKEMRVLHVLEQIRAYCETCWDWLQARDSGTESGTGDTPVPIEPQICQATCAVMKLSFDEEYRRAMNELGGLQAVAELLQVDYEMHKMTRDPLNLALRRYAGMTLTNLTFGDVANKATLCARRGCMEAIVAQLASESEELHQVVSSILRNLSWRADINSKKVLREVGSMTALMECVLRASKESTLKSVLSALWNLSAHSTENKAAICQVDGALGFLVSTLTYRCQGNSLAVIESGGGILRNVSSLIATREDYRQVLRDHNCLQTLLQHLTSHSLTIVSNACGTLWNLSARSPRDQELLWDLGAVGMLRNLVHSKHKMIAMGSAAALRNLLAHRPAKYQAAAMAVSPGTCVPSLYVRKQRALEAELDTRHLVHALGHLEKQGLPETETTSKKPLPPLRHLDGLVQDYASDSGCFDDDDAPSLAAAATTAEPASPAVMSMFLGGPFLQGQALARTPPVRQGGLEAEKEAGGEAVVAAKAKAKLALAVARIDRLVEDISALHTSSDDSFSLSSGDPGQEVPREGRAQSCSPCRGTEGGRREAGSRAHPLLRLKAAHTSLSNDSLNSGSTSDGYCTREHMTPCPLAALAEHRDDAVRGQTRPSRLDLDLPSRAELPARDTAATDARVRTIKLSPTYQHVPLLDGAAGAGVRPLVGPGTSPGARKQAWMPADSLSKVPEKLVASPLPVASKVLQKLVAQDGPMSLSRCSSLSSLSSTGHAVPSQGENLDDSDSSLDGLEEAGPGEAELDRAWCASGSTSLPVSIPAPQRGRSRGLGVEDATPSSSSENCVQETPLVLSRCSSVSSLGSFESRSIASSIPSDPCSGLGSGTVSPSELPDSPGQTMPPSRSKTPPAPPGQPETSQFSLQWESYVKRFLDIADCRERCQPPSELDAGSVRFTVEKPDENFSCASSLSALALHELYVQQDVELHLRPPACPERAVGGGGHRRRDEAASRLDGPAPAGSRARSAADKELEALRECLGAAMPARLRKVASALVPGRRALPVPVYMLVPAPARGDDSGTDSAEGTPVNFSSAASLSDETLQGPSRDKQAGPGERQKPTGRAAPARQARGHRPKAAGAGKNTEHTRGGSRNRAGLELPLSRPQSARSNRDGSCQTRTRGDGALQSLCLTTPTEEAVYCFYDSDEEPPATAPPPRRASAIPRALKREKPAGRKEILSRATQPATVPVRAQPRLIVDETPPCYSLTSSASSLSEPEASEQPASHPGGQEQGRKQDSSPSPRAGEELLQRCISLATPRRRTQVPGSRRRKPRVVKSDIRPTEIPQKCHEEVPGSDPASDLDSVEWQAIQEGANSIVTWLHQAAAKASLEASSESDSLLSLVSGQSAGSALRPSKLRKGRKPAAEAGGAWRPEKRGTASTKVSGSPRFPSCPEKAKGTQKMTAGESAMLRGRTVIYTASPASRAQAKGVSGPCTTPKKMGTSGTTQPETATKAPSPEQQRSRSLHRPGKISELAALSRPPRSATPPARFAKTPSSSSSQTSPASQPLPRRSPLATPTGGPLPGPGGSPVPKSPARALLAKQNKTQKSPVRIPFMQRPARRVPPPLARPSPEPGSRGRVRAEGTPGARGSPLGLVRVASARSSGSESSDRSGFRRQLTFIKESPGLLRRRRSELSSADSTASISQAASPRRGRPALPAVFLCSSRCDELRVSPRQPLAARRAPQAKPGLAPRAPRRTSSESPSRLPVRSSPGRPETVKRYASLPHISVSRRPESAVSVPTTQANATRRGSDGEARPLPRVAAPGTTWRRIKDEDVPHILRSTLPATALPLRGSSPEDSPAGTPQRKTSDAVVQTEDVATSKTNSSTSPSLESRDPPQAPGSGPVAPLGSDVDGPILTKPPASAPFTHEGLSVVMGGFATSRHGSPSRAARVPPFNYVPSPMAAATMTSDLAVEKAPVTSPASLLE, from the exons ATGCTTCCTGCTGAGcgagatagagaaagaggagaaggagaagctgtGGTATTACTCTCAGCTCCAGGGCCTGTCCAAGCGCTTGGATGAGCTGCCACACGTGGACACG TTTTCGATGCAGATGGATCTGATTCGGCAGCAGCTGGAGTTCGAGGCCCAGCACATCCGCTCGCTGATGGAGGAGCGCTTCGGTACCTCGGACGAGATGGTGCAGCGTGCGCAG ATCCGGGCTTCGCGCCTGGAGCAGATTGACAAGGAACTGTTGGAAGCCCAGGACCGGGTGCAGCAGACGGAGCCCCAG GCTCTGCTGGCGGTGAAGCCAGTGGCagtggaggaggagcaggaggcagaAGTCCCCACGCATCCTGAGGATGGCACCCCTCAGCCTGGCAACAGCAAG GTGGAGGTGGTGTTCTGGCTTCTATCTATGCTGGCAACGCGCGACCAGGAAGATACTGCACGCACGCTGCTGGCCATGTCCAGCTCGCCAGAGAGCTGTGTAGCCATGCGCCGCTCTGGCTGTCTGCCACTGCTGCTCCAGATCCTTCACGGCACAGAGACCGGGTCTGTGGGGCGTGCAGGGACCCCTGGAGCGCCTGGTGCCAAAGATGCACGCATGCGCGCCAACGCGGCACTGCACAACATCGTTTTCTCCCAGCCGGATCAGGGCTTAGCACGCAAGGAGATGCGTGTGCTGCATGTGCTGGAGCAGATCCGAGCCTACTGCGAGACCTGCTGGGACTGGCTTCAGGCGCGGGACAGCGGGACAGAGAGTGGTACAGGAGACA CTCCTGTGCCCATTGAGCCTCAGATCTGCCAGGCTACTTGTGCGGTGATGAAGCTGTCGTTCGATGAGGAATACCGCCGGGCTATGAATGAACTAG GGGGGCTGCAGGCTGTGGCAGAGCTACTGCAGGTGGATTATGAGATGCACAAGATGACCCGGGACCCACTCAACCTTGCCCTGCGCCGCTATGCTGGCATGACCCTCACCAACCTCACGTTTGGAGACGTGGCCAACAAG GCCACACTGTGTGCTCGCCGAGGCTGCATGGAAGCCATTGTGGCTCAGCTTGCCTCTGAGAGTGAGGAACTGCATCAG GTCGTTTCCAGTATTCTGCGTAACCTGTCGTGGAGGGCGGACATCAACAGCAAGAAGGTGCTGAGGGAAGTTGGCAGCATGACCGCCTTGATGGAGTGTGTGCTGCGGGCCTCCAAG GAGTCCACCCTGAAGAGCGTGCTCAGTGCTCTGTGGAACCTGTCAGCACACAGCACAGAGAACAAGGCGGCCATCTGCCAGGTGGATGGCGCACTGGGTTTCCTGGTGAGCACCCTCACATACCGTTGCCAAGGGAACTCCCTGGCGGTCATCGAGAGTGGCGGTGGGATCCTGCGCAATGTGTCAAGCCTCATTGCCACACGGGAGGACTACAG GCAGGTGCTCCGTGACCACAACTGCCTACAGACACTGCTGCAGCACCTCACGTCTCACAGCTTGACCATCGTGAGCAATGCCTGCGGCACCCTCTGGAATCTGTCTGCCCGCAGTCCCCGCGACCAGGAACTCTTGTGGGACCTGGGGGCTGTGGGCATGCTACGAAACCTCGTCCACTCCAAACACAAGATGATCGCCATGGGTAGCGCGGCCGCTCTGCGGAACCTGCTGGCCCACCGACCTGCCAAGTATCAGGCCGCAGCCATGGCCGTCTCCCCAGGCACCTGCGTGCCCAGTCTGTATGTCCGCAAGCAGAGGGCTCTGGAAGCTGAGTTGGACACTCGGCACCTGGTGCATGCGCTCGGTCACTTGGAGAAGCAGGGTCTGCCGGAAACAGAGACTACTTCAAAGAAGCCCCTGCCACCCCTCCGCCACCTGGACGGGCTGGTGCAGGACTATGCCTCTGATTCTGGCTGCTTTGATGATGATGACGCACCATCCCTGGCTGCTGCGGCCACCACAGCTGAGCCCGCCAGCCCAGCAGTGATGTCTATGTTCCTTGGAGGTCCCTTCCTTCAGGGCCAGGCACTGGCCCGCACCCCACCTGTCCGCCAGGGTGGCCTAGAAGCCGAGAAGGAGGCTGGTGGGGAGGCGGTTGTGGCCGCCAAGGCTAAGGCCAAGCTGGCGTTGGCCGTGGCTCGGATCGACCGGCTGGTGGAGGACATCTCAGCACTGCACACTTCATCAGACGACAGCTTCAGTCTCAGTTCGGGGGACCCCGGGCAGGAGGTGCCAAGGGAGGGCCGTGCGCAATCCTGCTCACCATGCCGGGGCACTGAGGGTGGGCGGCGTGAGGCTGGCAGCCGGGCGCACCCTCTGCTGAGGCTCAAGGCGGCCCACACCAGCCTCTCTAATGACAGCCTGAACAGTGGTAGCACCAGCGATGGCTACTGTACTCGGGAACACATGACGCCTTGCCCACTGGCTGCGTTAGCCGAGCACCGCGATGACGCGGTACGTGGACAGACTCGGCCCAGCAGACTAGACCTGGACCTTCCCAGCCGCGCTGAGCTTCCTGCCCGGGACACAGCAGCCACCGATGCCCGAGTGCGCACCATCAAGTTATCCCCAACCTATCAGCATGTGCCACTGCTTGATGGGGCTGCTGGGGCAGGTGTCAGACCCCTCGTTGGACCAGGAACCTCCCCAGGGGCTCGGAAACAGGCGTGGATGCCTGCAGATAGCTTGAGCAAAGTCCCTGAGAAACTAGTGGCCTCCCCACTGCCCGTGGCTAGCAAGGTGCTGCAGAAGCTGGTGGCACAGGATGGGCCCATGTCCCTCTCCAGGTGcagttctctgtcctctctgtcttccACGGGCCATGCGGTCCCCAGCCAGGGGGAGAACCTTGACGACAGCGATTCGTCCCTGGATGGGCTTGAGGAAGCTGGTCCTGGTGAGGCCGAGCTGGACAGGGCGTGGTGTGCATCCGGGTCCACCTCTCTTCCCGTGTCCATCCCAGCCCCGCAGCGGGGGCGCAGTCGAGGTCTTGGGGTGGAAGATGCAACACCATCCAGCTCATCTGAGAACTGCGTCCAGGAGACGCCCTTGGTCCTGAGCCGCTGCAGTTCTGTGAGCTCCCTGGGCAGCTTCGAAAGCCGCTCTATTGCCAGCTCCATCCCCAGTGACCCATGCAGTGGGTTGGGCAGTGGCACAGTGAGTCCCAGCGAGCTGCCGGACAGCCCCGGGCAGACGATGCCACCAAGCCGCAGCAAGACGCCACCAGCACCTCCTGGGCAGCCTGAGACCAGTCAGTTCAGCCTGCAGTGGGAAAGCTACGTGAAGCGCTTCCTAGACATTGCAGACTGTCGGGAAAGATGCCAGCCACCCTCAGAGCTGGATGCAGGCAGCGTACGCTTTACAGTGGAGAAGCCAGACGAGAATTTCTCGTGCGCCTCCAGCCTCAGTGCACTGGCCCTACACGAGCTGTATGTCCAGCAGGATGTGGAGCTCCATCTGAGGCCACCAGCTTGTCCAGAACGTGCGGTGGGTGGTGGGGGCCACCGTCGGAGGGATGAGGCTGCCAGCCGCCTGGATGGGCCAGCACCAGCTGGTTCCAGGGCTCGCTCAGCGGCTGATAAAGAACTGGAGGCATTGCGTGAATGTCTGGGGGCAGCCATGCCTGCCAGACTCCGCAAGGTGGCCTCGGCCTTGGTGCCTGGCCGCCGCGCTCTGCCGGTCCCTGTGTACATGTTAGTGCCTGCCCCAGCTCGGGGTGATGACTCGGGCACTGACTCTGCAGAAGGCACACCCGTCAACTTTTCCAGTGCAGCCTCGCTCAGTGATGAGACCTTACAGGGACCCTCCAGGGACAAGCAGGCTGGGCCTGGGGAGAGGCAGAAACCCACAGGCCGAGCTGCCCCTGCCAGGCAGGCCCGTGGGCACCGGCCCAAGGCAGCAGGCGCTGGTAAAAACACAGAGCACACCCGGGGGGGCAGCAGGAACCGGGCAGGATTGGAATTACCCCTCAGCCGGCCCCAGAGTGCTCGGTCCAACAGGGATGGCTCATGCCAGACCCGGACCCGCGGAGACGGTGCCCTGCAGTCGCTATGCCTCACGACACCCACAGAGGAAGCTGTGTACTGCTTCTATGACTCTGACGAGGAGCCACCAGCCACGGCACCACCACCTCGGCGGGCATCCGCTATACCTCGGGCTCTTAAGCGGGAGAAACCCGCAGGCAGGAAGGAGATCTTATCCAGGGCGACACAGCCCGCCACAGTCCCTGTGAGGGCCCAGCCCAGGCTGATAGTGGATGAGACCCCGCCCTGCTACTCCCTGACTTCCTCAGCTAGTTCCCTCAGTGAGCCTGAGGCCTCTGAACAGCCGGCCAGCCATCCTGGAGGCCAGGAGCAGGGCCGTAAACAGGACAGCTCTCCCAGCCCACGGGCGGGGGAGGAGCTTCTGCAGAGGTGCATCAGCTTAGCCACGCCCAGGCGCCGGACCCAGGTCCCCGGCTCACGGCGTCGCAAGCCCAGAGTTGTGAAGTCAGACATAAGGCCCACTGAGATACCACAGAAATGCCATGAGGAGGTGCCTGGCTCTGATCCAGCCTCTGACCTAGACAGCGTTGAGTGGCAGGCTATCCAAGAGGGTGCAAACTCCATTGTCACCTGGCTGCATCAGGCAGCGGCCAAAGCCAGCCTGGAGGCTTCTTCTGAGTCTGACTCCCTCTTGTCTCTGGTGTCTGGGCAGTCAGCAGGCTCCGCTCTCCGGCCCTCCAAACTTAGGAAAGGGCGAAAGCCTGCGGCTGAGGCTGGGGGTGCCTGGCGTCCTGAGAAACGGGGCACAGCTTCCACTAAGGTCAGTGGAAGTCCCCGGTTTCCTAGTTGCCCTGAGAAGGCAAAGGGTACCCAGAAAATGACGGCAGGGGAGTCAGCCATGCTACGGGGACGGACAGTGATCTACACAGCCAGCCCAGCCTCCCGTGCTCAGGCCAAAGGTGTTTCTGGACCTTGTACCACACCTAAGAAGATGGGGACATCTGGTACCACTCAGCCGGAAACTGCCACCAAAGCCCCCAGTCCTGAGCAACAACGTTCACGCAGCCTCCACCGACCAGGCAAGATCTCTGAGCTGGCAGCCCTGAGCCGCCCGCCCAGGAGTGCTACCCCTCCTGCCCGCTTCGCCAAGACCCCGTCCTCAAGTTCTTCACAAACGTCCCCAGCTTCCCAGCCCCTGCCTCGGCGGTCCCCTCTGGCCACTCCAACAGGAGGGCCTCTGCCTGGCCCTGGGGGTTCCCCAGTGCCCAAGTCACCAGCCCGGGCCCTTCTGGCTAAGCAAAACAAGACCCAGAAGTCACCTGTGCGGATCCCGTTCATGCAAAGGCCAGCCAGGCGAGTGCCACCTCCACTGGCCAGGCCATCCCCAGAGCCTGGGTCCAGGGGCCGAGTTAGGGCTGAAGGGACTCCCGGGGCACGTGGCAGCCCCCTGGGCCTGGTGCGTGTGGCCTCAGCCCGCTCCAGTGGCAGTGAGTCCTCTGATCGCTCAGGCTTCAGAAGGCAGCTGACCTTCATCAAGGAATCCCCAGGTCTCCTTCGTCGCCGCAGGTCGGAGCTGTCGTCTGCTGACTCCACGGCCTCCATCTCTCAGGCTGCTTCACCCCGTCGTGGACGGCCTGCTCTCCCTGCTGTCTTCCTCTGCTCCTCCCGTTGTGATGAGCTGCGGGTATCCCCACGGCAGCCCCTGGCAGCACGGAGGGCCCCGCAGGCCAAGCCAGGTCTCGCCCCACGTGCGCCCCGACGCACCAGCTCTGAGAGCCCCTCACGCCTGCCTGTGCGGTCGAGCCCTGGGCGGCCTGAGACGGTCAAGCGGTATGCATCCCTGCCACACATTAGTGTGTCCCGCAGGCCTGAGAGCGCCGTCTCTGTGCCTACCACCCAGGCCAACGCCACTCGCCGGGGAAGTGATGGTGAGGCCAGGCCGCTGCCCAGGGTGGCTGCGCCTGGTACAACCTGGCGTCGTATCAAAGATGAAGATGTCCCCCACATCCTGCGCAGCACACTGCCTGCCACTGCCCTGCCTCTCAGGGGCTCATCGCCCGAAGACAGTCCTGCTGGAACTCCACAACGCAAGACCAGTGACGCAGTGGTACAAACAGAAGATGTGGCCACCTCTAAGACCAACTCCAGCACATCACCCAGCCTGGAGAGCAGGGATCCCCCACAGGCCCCAGGCAGTGGCCCTGTTGCTCCACTGGGCAGCGATGTGGATGGACCAATACTCACCAAGCCTCCTGCCTCGGCACCCTTCACCCACGAGGGTCTGAGTGTTGTCATGGGCGGCTTTGCCACCAGCAGGCATGGCTCTCCCAGCAGGGCTGCACGGGTTCCCCCCTTCAACTATGTGCCCAGCCCTATGGCAGCGGCCACAATGACCAGTGACTTGGCAGTGGAGAAAGCCCCTGTCACCTCTCCAGCCAGCCTCCTGGAGTAG